Proteins encoded in a region of the Hypomesus transpacificus isolate Combined female chromosome 17, fHypTra1, whole genome shotgun sequence genome:
- the kctd5a gene encoding BTB/POZ domain-containing protein KCTD5a, with protein sequence MAEKSPDLSGSVGRRCPAPSAGEITHLPGIGPSKWVRLNVGGTYFLTTRQTLCRDPKSFLYRLCQADPDLDSDKDETGAYLIDRDPTYFGPVLNYLRHGKLVLNRGLAEEGVLEEAEFYNITSLIKLVKDKIRERDSRTAQLPVKHVYRVLQCQEEELTQMVSTMSDGWKFEQLVSIGSSYNYGNEDQAEFLCVVSKELHNQCYGTSSEPSEKAKILQEQGSRM encoded by the exons ATGGCGGAGAAGAGCCCTGACCTCAGCGGCTCAGTTGGACGGAGGTGTCCCGCCCCGTCTGCAGGAGAAATAACGCATTTACCTGGAATTGGACCATCCAAATGGGTTCGTCTGAATGTTGGTGGAACATACTTCCTCACCACGAGACAAACGCTGTGCAGAGACCCCAAATCGTTCTTGTATCGACTGTGCCAGGCAGACCCCGACCTAGACTCTGACAAG GATGAGACGGGGGCATATTTAATAGACAGAGACCCAACTTACTTCGGTCCAGTGCTCAACTATCTAAGGCATGGGAAATTGGTGCTCAATAGAGGCCTCGCAGAGGAAG GAGTACTGGAAGAGGCAGAATTCTACAATATTACCTCTTTGATCAAGCTTGTTAAAGACAAAATCAGAGAGAGGGACTCCAGAACTGCACAG CTTCCAGTAAAGCATGTCTACAGAGTCTTGCAGTGCCAAGAAGAAGAATTAACGCAAATGGTTTCTACCATGTCAGACGGCTGGAAGTTTGAACAG TTGGTCAGTATTGGCTCCTCATACAACTATGGAAATGAAGACCAGGCAGAATTCCTGTGTGTTGTCTCCAAAGAACTGCATAACCAATGTTATGGCACAAGCAGCGAGCCAAGTGAAAAGGCTAAG ATTCTTCAAGAACAAGGTTCTCGAATGTAA
- the ube2ia gene encoding SUMO-conjugating enzyme UBC9-B, whose product MSGIALSRLAQERKAWRKDHPFGFVAVPTKNPDGTMNLMNWECAIPGKKGTPWEGGLFKLRMLFKDDYPSSPPKCKFEPPLFHPNVYPSGTVCLSILEEDKDWRPAITIKQILLGIQELLNEPNIQDPAQAEAYTIYCQNRVEYEKRVRAQAKKFSP is encoded by the exons ATGTCTGGTATAGCCTTAAGCCGCCTTGCTCAAGAAAGGAAGGCCTGGAGAAAGGACCATCCTTTT GGTTTTGTTGCTGTCCCAACAAAAAACCCTGATGGAACAATGAACCTGATGAACTGGGAGTGTGCCATTCCGGGGAAAAAGGGG ACGCCATGGGAAGGAGGGCTGTTCAAACTGAGAATGCTCTTTAAGGATGActatccttcctctcctccaaagT GCAAATTTGAGCCTCCCTTGTTCCACCCAAATGTATATCCGTCAGGCACTGTCTGCCTATCGATTCTAGAGGAGGATAAAGACTGGAGGCCGGCCATTACTATCAAACAA ATATTGTTAGGAATTCAAGAGCTCCTAAATGAACCAAATATCCAAGATCCGGCACAAGCAGAGGCATACACGATTTACTG CCAAAACAGAGTGGAATATGAAAAAAGGGTTCGAGCACAGGCCAAGAAGTTTTCCCCGTAA